The proteins below come from a single Carassius carassius chromosome 11, fCarCar2.1, whole genome shotgun sequence genomic window:
- the LOC132152454 gene encoding putative methyltransferase DDB_G0268948 isoform X2 encodes MLVQQSKMAVRLFEDKEHADTYWKYRISPSEELIDKTNSANDLAVDVGCGSGQGTLLLAPHYTCVIGTDISPAQLEMGRKHVNMPNVSYRESPAEELPFEDGSVDLVTAMSAFHWFDHSRFLQEAHRVLKPHGCLAVLNYIMDMELNYGDCSETLNHICYEFYAGLQPFRNPYLRSSSFELYKKTYDSLQYPVKEWQDIFWVRKPVPLSGYIGMVESFSSFQALLKKDQEEARRLSQDTEHRLLHAMGVTSSETEVIMGVKYFYFLARKPAND; translated from the exons ATGCTTGTACAGCAGTCAAAAATGGCAGTACGTTTGTTCGAGGATAAGGAACATGCAGACACATACTGGAAGTACCGAATTTCTCCTTCTGAAGAGCTCATCGACAAG ACCAATTCAGCCAATGACCTGGCagtagatgttggctgtgggtCAGGACAGGGAACACTGCTCTTGGCACCACATTATACTTGTGTGATAGGGACAGACATCAGTCCTGCTCAACTGGAGATGGGGAGGAAACATGTTAATATGCCAAATGTCTCTTACAG GGAGAGTCCAGCTGAAGAACTGCCTTTTGAAGATGGCTCTGTAGATCTTGTGACGGCCATGTCTGCGTTCCATTGGTTTGACCATTCGCGTTTTCTTCAGGAGGCTCACAGAGTGCTTAAGCCTCATGGCTGCCTCGCAGTTCTCAACTACATCATGGACATGGAGCTGAACTACGGAGACTGCTCAGAGACTTTAAACCACATCTGTTATGAG TTTTATGCAGGCTTGCAGCCTTTCCGGAACCCTTACCTAAGATCCAGCTCTTTCGAACTGTACAAAAAAACATATGACTCTCTCCAGTATCCAGTCAAAGAATG GCAGGACATTTTTTGGGTGAGAAAGCCTGTCCCGCTCTCTGGCTACATCGGCATGGTGGAATCTTTCTCCAGTTTCCAGGCTCTCTTAAAAAAGGATCAAGAAGAGGCCAGACGACTCTCACAGGACACTGAACACAG ACTGCTGCATGCAATGGGTGTGACATCCTCGGAGACAGAAGTTATCATGGGAGTTAAATACTTCTATTTTCTAGCCCGCAAGCCTGCAAATGActga
- the LOC132152970 gene encoding uncharacterized protein LOC132152970 isoform X1: protein MHIISFFVLMLKIVFCYKSQEVQRGSDVSLRCDVPLLSNSSTLHWEKDGEQTPNSTLMYNTSAYIILHTVDESSEGKYYCRLMQDGSVRTVKIHTLNVTSYSQNKRHTIYRQSAHNSDVSLIFKAKQNYHRLRWTWEQRPKSQIDLIAVEKGRAVQIKGPIKPGRNSFTTYSGQFFIFHISPVNFNYSGTYRSITEKSIYTITILRTIRVSVESPDGVLRIQSVDLTCEVSEVTDSVTLVWLRMEGNRGVLVKQQNMTEKNTMLRLTVNLSKYESDPLHWQCAVFTENTLRALAPITINCTSSNTTAQTESSTVTNQGDTMTKDNHLQIETIVGCVVTVSVLILLGFLVFKCQRKTDEGHVTGLKSQDEEDIHYASVTVEGSSHGADKCFIRNHLSSEDGNSAVIYSAIKAQ from the exons ATGCATATCATCTCattttttgtgttaatgttaaaaaTTGTGTTTTGTTACAAATCTCAAGAAG TTCAGCGTGGATCTGACGTGTCTTTGCGATGTGACGTTCCTCTCCTGTCTAATTCCTCTACTTTGCACTGGGAGAAAGATGGAGAACAAACACCCAACAGCACTCTGATGTACAACACCTCTGCCTACATCATCTTACACACCGTTGATGAAAGCAGTGAAGGGAAATATTACTGTAGATTGATGCAAGATGGAAGCGTACGAACTGTTAAGATTCACACACTTAATGTCACTTCAT ATTCACAGAATAAAAGGCATACAATTTACAGACAAAGTGCCCATAATAGTGATGTATCACTGATCTTCAAGGCTAAACAGAACTACCACAGGTTAAGGTGGACATGGGAACAGAGACCTAAATCACAGATTGATCTGATAGCTGTAGAAAAAGGAAGAGCAGTTCAAATAAAAGGACCAATTAAACCAGGAAGAAATTCTTTTACTACATACAGTGGTCAGTTTTTCATATTTCACATCTCACCTGTGAACTTCAATTATAGTGGAACATACAGGTCTATTACTGAAAAATCAATCTACACAATCACAATACTACGCACAATCAGAG TCTCAGTGGAGTCTCCTGATGGTGTGTTGAGGATTCAGTCAGTGGATCTTAcctgtgaagtttctgaagtaaCTGATTCAGTGACGCTGGTCTGGCTCAGGATGGAGGGGAACAGAGGAGTGCTGGTCAAACAGCAAAATATGACTGAGAAAAACACCATGTTACGTCTCACAGTGAATCTATCCAAATATGAATCAGACCCGCTGCACTGGCAGTGTGCAGTTTTTACTGAGAATACACTCAGAGCTCTGGCCCCTATAACAATCAATTGTACCTCATCAAATACAACTGCTCAAACAGAAAGCTCAACTGTAACAAACCaag GAGACACCATGACAAAGGACAATCATCTACAGATCGAGACCATTGTGGGTTGTGTTGTTACTGTCAGTGTGCTGATTCTGCTGGGATTTCTAGTTTTTAAATGTCAGCGAAAAACAG ATGAAGGTCACGTCACTGGATTAAAATCACAAGATGAAGAAGACATCCATTATGCTTCAGTGACAGTAGAAGGATCTAGTCATG GAGCTGACAAGTGTTTTATAAGAAATCATTTAAGTTCAGAG GATGGAAATTCGGCAGTCATCTACTCAGCAATTAAAGCACAGTGA
- the LOC132152971 gene encoding putative methyltransferase DDB_G0268948, which yields MTERLFEEKQHASLYQKYRFGPPDELKELILHYLDEKKGKPHQLAVDLGCGTGQNSRPLTGYFEQVVGIDVSESQVEQARAVPGFPNLSYRVGTAEELPFPDGSVNLLTAASAAHWFDAERFIKEATRVLKPRGCLALFGYGDNMKIHYESCGDRLNNIYEEVKQILLPYTSSKVTAANSKLKILFETIPFPDKERIEIIPIKQQLSIKNVIGFIQTFSMYQAYLRADPSAATALLERTTSRILEEMKVSSTEAKVDFIMEYFCVLACKPE from the exons ATGACTGAAAGATTGTTTGAAGAGAAACAACATGCCTCCCTCTATCAAAAATATCGATTTGGTCCACCTGATGAGCTGAAGGAGCTTATTCTCCATTATCTGGACGAAAAG AAAGGAAAGCCCCATCAGCTGGCTGTAGATTTGGGCTGTGGAACGGGGCAGAACTCTCGTCCCCTGACGGGGTATTTTGAGCAGGTGGTGGGCATTGATGTCAGTGAATCTCAGGTGGAGCAGGCGAGAGCAGTGCCAGGGTTCCCTAACCTCAGTTACAG AGTAGGCACAGCAGAGGAGCTGCCGTTCCCAGATGGCTCAGTGAATCTGCTGACGGCTGCGTCTGCGGCTCATTGGTTTGATGCTGAACGTTTCATAAAGGAGGCTACACGTGTTCTGAAGCCGCGTGGCTGCTTGGCTCTCTTTGGCTATGGAGACAATATGAAAATACACTATGAATCTTGTGGTGATCGACTTAATAACATATATGAGGAA GTAAAGCAAATACTGCTGCCTTACACAAGCAGTAAGGTTACTGCGGCCAACAGTAAGCTAAAGATCTTATTTGAAACCATACCCTTCCCAGATAAAGAGAG GATTGAAATCATTCCAATAAAGCAGCAGCTGAGCATCAAGAACGTAATTGGTTTTATTCAGACATTCTCCATGTACCAAGCCTATCTGAGAGCCGATCCAAGCGCTGCAACCGCACTGTTGGAgagaacaacatcacg TATTCTGGAGGAGATGAAAGTGTCATCAACAGAGGCCAAAGTCGACTTTATAATGGAGTACTTCTGTGTGCTAGCATGTAAACCTGAGTGA
- the LOC132152454 gene encoding putative methyltransferase DDB_G0268948 isoform X1 gives MLVQQSKMAVRLFEDKEHADTYWKYRISPSEELIDKVLQFHRSNTNSANDLAVDVGCGSGQGTLLLAPHYTCVIGTDISPAQLEMGRKHVNMPNVSYRESPAEELPFEDGSVDLVTAMSAFHWFDHSRFLQEAHRVLKPHGCLAVLNYIMDMELNYGDCSETLNHICYEFYAGLQPFRNPYLRSSSFELYKKTYDSLQYPVKEWQDIFWVRKPVPLSGYIGMVESFSSFQALLKKDQEEARRLSQDTEHRLLHAMGVTSSETEVIMGVKYFYFLARKPAND, from the exons ATGCTTGTACAGCAGTCAAAAATGGCAGTACGTTTGTTCGAGGATAAGGAACATGCAGACACATACTGGAAGTACCGAATTTCTCCTTCTGAAGAGCTCATCGACAAGGTTCTACAGTTCCACAGGAGTAAT ACCAATTCAGCCAATGACCTGGCagtagatgttggctgtgggtCAGGACAGGGAACACTGCTCTTGGCACCACATTATACTTGTGTGATAGGGACAGACATCAGTCCTGCTCAACTGGAGATGGGGAGGAAACATGTTAATATGCCAAATGTCTCTTACAG GGAGAGTCCAGCTGAAGAACTGCCTTTTGAAGATGGCTCTGTAGATCTTGTGACGGCCATGTCTGCGTTCCATTGGTTTGACCATTCGCGTTTTCTTCAGGAGGCTCACAGAGTGCTTAAGCCTCATGGCTGCCTCGCAGTTCTCAACTACATCATGGACATGGAGCTGAACTACGGAGACTGCTCAGAGACTTTAAACCACATCTGTTATGAG TTTTATGCAGGCTTGCAGCCTTTCCGGAACCCTTACCTAAGATCCAGCTCTTTCGAACTGTACAAAAAAACATATGACTCTCTCCAGTATCCAGTCAAAGAATG GCAGGACATTTTTTGGGTGAGAAAGCCTGTCCCGCTCTCTGGCTACATCGGCATGGTGGAATCTTTCTCCAGTTTCCAGGCTCTCTTAAAAAAGGATCAAGAAGAGGCCAGACGACTCTCACAGGACACTGAACACAG ACTGCTGCATGCAATGGGTGTGACATCCTCGGAGACAGAAGTTATCATGGGAGTTAAATACTTCTATTTTCTAGCCCGCAAGCCTGCAAATGActga